Proteins encoded by one window of Synechococcales cyanobacterium T60_A2020_003:
- a CDS encoding STAS domain-containing protein has translation MNNYSIALTSEPYYSTVMEVFEIYEPTGRILSTTNSRDFHGCIEAAAKSGVTLILIDFKNIMFMDSQGLGTLISARNRAESLGIKLALCSLVGQARMILEMSSVDQ, from the coding sequence TTGAACAACTATTCCATCGCGTTAACTTCAGAACCATATTATTCAACTGTAATGGAAGTATTTGAGATTTACGAACCCACAGGGCGTATTTTGAGCACTACGAACAGTCGCGATTTTCATGGCTGTATTGAAGCAGCGGCGAAGTCAGGCGTAACTTTAATCCTGATTGACTTCAAAAACATTATGTTTATGGACAGCCAAGGCCTCGGAACTCTGATTTCTGCCCGAAATCGAGCAGAATCATTAGGAATCAAACTTGCACTCTGCTCTCTAGTTGGGCAAGCACGAATGATTTTGGAAATGAGCAGCGTGGATCAATGA